A DNA window from Setaria viridis chromosome 2, Setaria_viridis_v4.0, whole genome shotgun sequence contains the following coding sequences:
- the LOC117842725 gene encoding uncharacterized protein has protein sequence MAIVETAARKLLHGGAIAQGVADVGGISFGLWDLVTGFFSNILSYLFAALVGAAHLLVLPLELLWRWLVTVVVAAAAGAITSGLDGLWQHVTGFFVGIFAALAGAPHLLVLPLEKLWQWLVTSVADAAGTISAGLDGMWQHVTGFFAGIFDALASSPHLLVLPLEKLWQWLVTAAADAAGAISAGLDGMWQHVTGFFAGILAALAGAVHQFVLPLETLWQWLATTTADAAGAISSGLDGLWQLATVFFPGILAHLSAAVAGAAHELAQQLGSLWHWLLTNVADAAGAISFHLDGMWQLVTGFFPKIFAALAGATHELSQKLDELWQWLQAAALPFVLGVAVVLLLVALVRFCGSTLHAVAMGVCKVLVYAICFLGLGLYCIAMAVGRAVACVGRAVACLLPACAQCLRFCAVATMKAPGADGMLISRAAFVANPALYFLLLHAAGPVVASAVFCTVTVARIAAAPVAALFRGPVECA, from the coding sequence ATGGCCATCGTTGAGACGGCAGCAAGGAAGCTCCTGCATGGCGGCGCCATCGCCCAAGGCGTCGCCGACGTGGGCGGCATCAGCTTCGGCCTGTGGGATCTGGTCACGGGCTTCTTCTCCAACATCCTATCTTACCTCTTCGCCGCTCTTGTGGGCGCCGCCCACCTGCTCGTCCTGCCGCTGGAGCTGCTCTGGCGGTGGCTCGTtaccgtcgtcgtcgccgccgccgcgggcgccatCACCTCAGGCCTCGATGGCCTGTGGCAGCACGTCACGGGCTTCTTCGTTGGGATCTTCGCCGCCCTGGCGGGCGCCCCCCACCTGCTCGTTCTCCCGCTAGAGAAGCTCTGGCAGTGGCTTGTCACCAgcgtcgccgacgccgcgggcACCATCAGCGCCGGCCTGGACGGCATGTGGCAGCACGTCACGGGCTTCTTCGCTGGGATCTTCGACGCCCTGGCGAGCTCCCCCCACCTGCTCGTTCTCCCGCTAGAGAAGCTCTGGCAGTGgctcgtcaccgccgccgccgacgccgcgggcgCCATCAGCGCAGGCCTCGACGGCATGTGGCAGCACGTCACGGGCTTCTTCGCTGGGATCCTCGCCGCCTTGGCGGGCGCGGTCCACCAGTTCGTCCTGCCATTAGAGACGCTCTGGCAATGGCttgccaccaccacagccgacgccgccggcgccatcaGCTCCGGTCTCGACGGCCTGTGGCAGCTCGCCACGGTATTCTTCCCCGGAATCCTGGCCCACCTCTCCGCCGCTGTCGCGGGTGCGGCCCACGAGCTCGCCCAGCAACTAGGGTCGCTCTGGCACTGGCTCCTTaccaacgtcgccgacgccgcgggTGCCATCAGCTTCCACCTCGACGGCATGTGGCAGCTCGTCACGGGCTTCTTTCCCAAGATCTTCGCCGCTCTGGCTGGCGCGACCCACGAGCTATCGCAGAAGCTAGACGAGCTCTGGCAGTGGCTCCAGGCCGCCGCACTCCCGTTCGTGCTCGGCGTCGCTGTGGTCCTCCTGCTCGTGGCGCTCGTCAGGTTCTGCGGGTCGACCCTGCACGCCGTCGCCATGGGGGTCTGCAAGGTGCTCGTGTACGCCATTTGCTTCCTCGGGCTCGGCCTGTACTGCATCGCCATGGCCGTCGGCAGGGCGGTCGCCTGCGTCGGCAGGGCGGTCGCCTGCCTCCTACCTGCCTGCGCGCAGTGCCTCCGTTTCTGCGCCGTCGCCACCATGAAGGCCCCGGGAGCCGACGGCATGCTGATATCGCGCGCCGCGTTCGTGGCGAACCCGGCGCTCTACTTCCTGCTCCTGCACGCCGCTGGGCCCGTCGTGGCCTCCGCCGTCTTCTGCACGGTAACCGTCGCCAGGATCGCTGCCGCGCCTGTCGCCGCTCTTTTCCGCGGCCCCGTCGAATGCGCGTAG
- the LOC117843368 gene encoding protein EGG APPARATUS-1: protein MATAEAVVGNHESLGAKLDRLKEHAKDVASRHPVAGAAAVIAVGAVGAYLLWPVAAPAVAMMKAPGAGGALISRAAFLAKKKLYFKLLHSAGAAAAVAAMV from the coding sequence ATGGCCACCGCCGAAGCCGTAGTTGGCAACCACGAGTCCCTCGGCGCGAAGCTCGACCGCCTCAAGGAGCACGCCAAAGACGTGGCCTCCAGGCACCCCGtcgcgggagcggcggccgtCATCGCCGTCGGCGCGGTGGGCGCCTACCTCCTGTGGCCCGTGGCGGCCCCGGCCGTCGCCATGATGAAGGCGcccggagccggcggcgcgctcATCTCCCGCGCCGCGTTCCTGGCCAAGAAGAAGCTCTACTTCAAGCTCCTGCACTCCgccggcgctgcggcggcggtagcTGCCATGGTGTAG
- the LOC117842726 gene encoding uncharacterized protein — MAFPAGTPARKLLLPGISAKAGSVAVGFDLDGAVDFFSGLWQLVKAKAAEILAYLATLFSALAKKVDELLPPDTRSETLRQWLHVAVTVVLPAALGALVLLCVARCCWRCCCARNRAPRGRLMVAPGRGGARMPRDVFEDDPRRYFRDLRARKPLVY, encoded by the coding sequence ATGGCTTTCCCAGCAGGGACTCCGGCGAGGAAGCTGCTCCTACCTGGAATCTCCGCCAAGGCGGGAAGCGTCGCCGTCGGCTTCGACCTCGACGGCGCCGTCGACTTCTTCTCGGGCCTGTGGCAGCTTGTGAAGGCGAAGGCCGCGGAGATCCTCGCCTACCTCGCCACCCTCTTCTCGGCGCTCGCCAAGAAGGTCGACGAGCTCCTCCCGCCGGATACCCGCTCGGAGACGCTCCGTCAGTGGCTGCACGTCGCCGTCACCGTGGTGCTACCCGCCGCCCTGGGCGCCCTCGTGCTCCTCTGCGTCGCCCGCTGCTGCTGGCGTTGCTGCTGTGCCCGCAACAGGGCCCCTAGAGGCCGCCTGATGGTGGCgccagggcgcggcggcgcgcgcatgCCGCGGGACGTGTTCGAGGACGACCCCCGGCGCTACTTCCGCGACCTCCGCGCCAGGAAGCCCCTCGTGTACTAG